The segment gctggcgcagaaagtacatcctctgctgggccttcttgatgatggtgtcagtgttgggcttccacttcaggtcctgggaaatagtggatcccagaaatctgaaggattccacagcagacacagggctgttgagtatggtgatggggggcagagtggggggctcctcctgaagtccacggtcatgtCCACAGTTTCGAGCATGTTAAGttccaggttgttctggctgcaccagagagccagctgatcaacctcccgtctgtaggccgactcatcactgtcccggatgaggccgatgaccgttgtgtcgtcagcaaacttcaggagtttgacagatgggtctcttgaggtgcagtcgttggtgtagagggagaagagcagtggggagaacaCACACCCNNNNNNNNNNNNNNNNNNNNNNNNNNNNNNNNNNNNNNNNNNNNNNNNNNNNNNNNNNNNNNNNNNNNNNNNNNNNNNNNNNNNNNNNNNNNNNNNNNNNAGGGGacagtgtcagtgggggacccgggccttgttaatgaggctagctgcagagaAACCTCCACCTAACCTGTGAACTGTTAGAGGTCTCCTATTTGAAATGTTGTCTCAGATATCCTCCTACAGAGTTCTAGTTTGTGTCGAGATGTTTAAATTTATCTTTGTGGCACACTGAGATGTTCAAACATTTCCTCTTCATTCTTATGGGACATTCTCATCTAAGTCTTTTGATTCTTAAATGTCATGTAGTTGAATATCTGCTTGTAAAAAGctgctttatatttatttgaagattgtctattatttatatttgacaCCAATAcctttaataaatacatttttactaaGTAAGAATGGTGAAAGGTGTAACAGTTGGTGCACATTACCTAAAGAGGAATACAGTTTATTCTTTCCACAGAAACGCTGGtagtttctgctgctgtgattGATGGTCATTGCTCCTCTCCTCCAGGAGGAGGCGGTGCAGgccaaacaaacacagctgctTTGTGACGGAAACAAGAAGATAATGAAGCAGCTATAGGACATAAAGAGCTTGTAGTTGACTGTGCGTGTTGTCCCAGCTGATTGTTGAAGAGTGGGAAGAGTGTAAAAAGACTGGGTCCCGCTGTATTACTCAGGCTGCACTACAGCGTCTATTCACAGGCGCGATCCCACTACTGAGCGGCACGGGGGCTTTGACCTGCTCCGTTTCCGACCTGGGCCGGTGCACCCCTCCTTAGACGACCTGGTGGTCCCGGGCTCCCCCAGGAGCACCATATCGATACCGAACTTAGTGCGGACACCCGATCGGCATAGTCCGCTGCAGCTCAGAGCTCCTGAGCTCAAACGGTCCGCCAGCCTCAGCCTCCCGGTAGCTTGGATTACAGGCGCGCGCCACCGCACCCGGCGAGGATCATCTGCTCTCATCGGGCTTTTAGCTCCTGCAAACGTGACGTCACCAGGGAGCACGCTCAGGCTGTTTTGAATTTTGGTGGTGGAGTTATATTTTACCGACAGACAGATTTTGAAACATAAAAATTGTTGAACTTTATTGAAATAAGGTTTAATCAGTGAGGGAGCTTTAGGATCATTGTACAAATAACTCAGCAGCTGCAGGTGCAGGTTTTGGTCACTAGATGCCGCCTGTGAATAGACGCTGTAGTGCAGCCTGAGTAATACAGCGGGACCCAGTCTTTTTACACTCTTTCTACTCTTCAACAAACAGCTGGGACAGCTGGCACGGTCAATGTCTTTATGTCCTATAGCTGCTTAATTATTTAATTCTTCTATCGCAGCCCATACCAGTAGCCTACCCCTCCTACAGCTGattcattattttcttgttACTATCAAAACCTTTAGAAAGCAGGTATACTACACCGCCTCCAGGAGAGTAGCAGTGTCAATCACAGCAGTCAGAGGACGGCTTTACGCTACAACGTGAGGATCCAAAGGATACCAAAGTCCTACAAAACGTGTCTGGTGATACGCAATATAATATGCAATATGTCTCGTTGTTATATCCTCTTGAACCATTTACAACATACAAGTCTATAATGTATCCGTTTTGATACTATAGgctacttctgtacttttatttcagtaagattttgaaccctctctgacttcaagaagctcttgaaatctcatctcttctgagaacacttcctctaaCTCGTAACacctaacatgcacttcctgtgctcttcttcttctatcccgtatacaattatcttgtattgattgcactttttgttaactctaacttctttcccttGGTATTTACCCCATAGGCGTGTCCGGCAGTGGAGAGTTTACCAAAGTACTCTGTATCAAGAAAAAAGAATTACAGAAGTTGTTCTCTAAAAATTTAggtttcaaattaaatatcaCGGCcaatttatattttaagaaaTCATTTGTCTGCCTGCGTTATAGCAGTACACCACCTGTCCCTCGTGCCTCCTCTGCTCAATTTCGTTGGTTAGTGCAGGCACGGCCCTGCTCTAATTGGTCCGACCACCTGTCACTCAGCCGGCTGTCCGGGGTCATTTCAGTCCAACGGACACAGTTGTGTCAGGTTGCTGTCTGTACCTGAAAGTGAGAGCAGAATGGCGGGACGTCTTCTTCTTCGAGCTTatacaacaacactgcagctgaGGAGCAATGTGGTGTCCAGACCGCTACATCGAGCCATGGCCACAGTGAAAGGTAAGAGTCTGTGACCGCCGACACGAAGACTTCACACCGTGAGACAGGCCTGCAGAGTAACGTTACGATAAACAGCAGCTGTCATCGGTTACACATGTATCGTTAGGATTTGGGAGAGCTGCGCTGGTAGTATTAATGCGATATTTATGACTTTATTGCGCAGTTTGGTGGCTTCATTTACAGGCTAAAGTTATATCATAAACGACGTCTGtaatgtgatgttagctatCAAACACTGGTGTGTTGTTATGCAGAGAGGATTAATAATAAAGTTGACACGTAGTAACGTTATGTATTCGCAttaatgaaatgtgtttgtggtcaCTTTATGCGCTGATATTGCTGTGTGCCACTGACATGTTCCTGTCTTGCGCCTAAATGTGACTAACAACAttagaataaaataatgaaGGTCATTTGGACTTTAACTCGTGGACAGGCCCTTTCATAGACCCACCTCCTCAGCAGGCGTCTGTTGGTTTGATGCCAGTATCCTGATATGGTGTGGGTGGCGTCCAGTGCCGACGTGCAGTTTCACTGCCATTCAAGTAGACTCACAGCCCTGTAATGTGCATACAGCACAACCTGGCCAGATGACTTTTGAAGGtggtttttaatttgttttaatgaaaacttCTGCCATGTCATGCTTCAGGAATACCAACAGATGAAGAACAGGCCACTGGGCTGGAGCGACGCGCCCTGCAGGCCCTCAAACACGGAAAGGTAGGCTACAATATACACATTTATAGAGCTTAAGCCTTACATGCACTTACTTTATTCAAATTCACATTACAGGATCCCTACAGTATTCTGAAGCCCAAGGAGTATGCTGGCACCAAGGAGGACCCTCACATTGTGCCATGCATTGGAACCAAGAGGCTGGTGGGCTGTCTTTGTAAGTTTAGTTAAAGAGTCCAGTGGTCTGTATGAATGTGTACATTACAAACCAGGTTAACCATACTGTGATTCTTTGCAGGTGAAGAAGACAACACTGCTATTGTGTGGTTCTGGCTTCATGAGGGAGGTGCCCAGCGCTGTCCTTCCTGTGGTTCCCACTATCAGCTAGTCCACCATGAGCTGCCCCATTGAAACTATAACACAAGCTCTGTGCAAACAGGACAACACAGACATCCACATTTGCCTCCTTAAAGGTCATATACTGTGATGTGTGCATATCATTTAACATGTACAGTTtatcattaaaatgtaaacctgAACTGAGCTGTCTTGATTGAAGTGTTAAGTGTTTTTTAATGAGCACATGGATCAACGGTATACAATGAAACACATGAAATGATTGAATTTAAGTGATCATGTTTGCATGCCACAGCAGAGCAAAATTGTGGCTTGGTCAACAGGCTGGAGCGTACACTTGAAGAGGGCtatttgaacatgttttgaaGTTGTGCAtctaaaacaacaaatcatGTTAAAATTACTTTTAGCTGTAATTTCCAAATGCGAGGTGTTGCCAGTGATCCTGAAGGTAGCACTTAAAAAATGCATAAGACAATAGGACAGTATTTTATCCCCAAAGTAACTCACATTTATTTCAGTAGCtgtattttgtttctatttGTGGACTGTTTTAAAGCGTACAGCCAAGAAAATCCACTCAAACACTTCACACTGCTTTAAATCAAATGTTACAACAGAACCTATCTCAAACATAAAGCAGGTTAGTTTACATTGTCTGGGTTTGAACTGTCAATGCAAAGAGGATCATTAACCCCTGTAAAATACACCATGAGTCACTGCAGTAGCCACGCAGCAAGTACTACCACAATGGAGCTTAACATGTTACACTTTTATTAAGACCCTGTCAGAGAGGTTTATTTAAATCTGGTCAGTTTGAGACCACAGTGTTTGGATTATATTTTAACTCTCTATATTATCAGTGTATCTGGTAAATCCTTCCATCATTACAGACATAAGACAGACGCATCTCACTATTATGTTACATTAGAAGCTTCAGAAAGGTAGTGCTACtgcatttcattatattttacagGTGTTTATGTTGCTGTATGCATGCCCTGTGGTGTATATACCAGTAGTTTGCTTCATCATACTTGTCATTTCCAAACATGAATAAAAGCATATCCACAAGAGCAATATCAAATGTGAATGGAATTGTAATTGGGCATCAAATACTATGAGGGCATGGAAAAAAGCTGGAAAAACAAAGTCAAGATTATAGTGAAAATCTAGACATCCAACTCTTAATCATTTCTAGTGGCATGTTGCCTCCTCCTATTTCCACCCAGCAGGATTCAAGTCCATGAAGCAAAACATTTGGGAATGTAGTTGCAACCAATagtctgttctctgcatttCTGTGTACTATCAGGCAAGATTAAAGCCTTGATTGTGATCTATAGCCTGTAGAAGCTTCTCACGGAGCGTTTCTCGACTCGTGTACTTGGGCAGGTCCAGCAGGTTGAAGCAAGTGTGGGCCACAGGTAAGTAATGCTCCCCTCCACCGGTGGGCTGGATCACCAGCTTCAGGCTTTTCATGCCCAAGATGGGTATGCGGTCGCTTCCTGTGAGGAACACTGTAGAGACAAGAGATATTGTTTCACTTTCCCAGCTGGACATAAAACGTGAGTGAATTCAGCTTGCCAAAACAACAGCTActgatattttttaaacaagtcACGCATAGTGGGCAGCACTTACACAGaaactgttttttcttctctaaAGGAAGATCATGGAACACTTCCCAGAAGAGCCTGATGGTGGGATGGTCCGTCCAGTAATCCCCTTTGTATTCAGTACTCTGAAGCGTGGATacaaaagttatttttgttgtttcttttactGTTATTATAAAGGTAAGAATGGATATGTTGTATCtagttataaatataaaattttgtcATCATGTTCTGTGATGCGGTTTTTATACAAAACCCTAAAAAACAAGTTGGTGAGATGACACAACATTGAAATACTGTTTGTAACGATACCTTTTGAAGCTCCGTCCAGTCGTAGTTGGTGTTGCCAATGACCATGGCTTGCAGTTCATTCGGCTGGAACAGATCTAGAACTTTTCCCCCGCACACCTTGTGGAAGCCTGCATAGAAGCACTCAAACAGCGGGGCCACTGATGTGTTGAAAACGTAGTCTACATATGCACTGACAAAGTCCTGCCtagaggaagaaaaaaggaaTTAATATAAAAGTAAGATAATAAAGAAGCTGACTTTGAACCTCAGATTTTCAGGTTGAACCTGGTTAAAAGGTTCAGAACATGTAAGCAAAGACACTTCACTAAACACTTACctgaatagtttgacattttgggtaaTGTCCAGATTTCTAAAAACATAGTTTTTACACAGAACTGATTAAGAAAACAGAATTTTTTGAATGGTGAGCTCTACAGGTGGCAGGTAGATCTTATTACCTTTGGACACAGCCGTGCTAGCCATTTCTAAGCTAAGGTAACTGGCTGCTGGGTCCAGCTACATATTTAACGTACGGGCATGAAAGTAGTATTGATCTTATTGTCTAACTCTCGGCAGGAAAGCGAATAAGCCAATCTTCAAAAATTCCAAACAGTTCCTTTAATTAACATCTGCTGTTGGTTAACAGGATGGCCAAGAGCATTTTACCTGTTTGATTTGTTGACATTGATGTCTTCACCATGAGGTACTAGTTCCAAGACCTCGGTGGCACCATAGTTTTCCTCcatgatctaaaaaaaaaaaaatatagtgtTTAGATTTTTCCCCCAGCtattacaaacatttatttaacacttCATGTGCCACAGAGACTTTTGTTTGACAATCCTCTTACTGTGAAGTTCAAGCAGAAGGTTTCCTCAAGGTCGTCTTCTGTGTAGTCCAGTAACTGCTGCAGACTCCTAGTATATGTGGAGACAGAAATAGacatattttacaatattattaAATAGACATTTGTTGAACACATCGTTCATTTAACACTCTGTGTGGTCAAATAACTTGTACATTAAACGATTCAATTTTAGATGCAGCTAAGAAAATACCATGGCAAACTGACATTCGTAAACATGTTAAATGGGAACCTCAGGTGACTGTTCCTTGATCTGACCTTCCCACATCTGGCATTAGCTCTTTCAGGTCATCTAGTGTTGGCTTCCTCTTCAGAAGCTTCTTGTAAAGGGCCACCGGGAAGTTGAGCTCCACTATGGTGAGATTGTAGATCGCCAGGCCACAGATGATCCCGATGAGGTTGAACAAGTCAATGTCCTCAAAGGTCTGCAAGAGACAATGATTGATAATCATCAGAAATGGCAGACTCAATGTGTCTCATATATTAATTTATCTACAAGCAAACACAACTAGGCACGTATAAAGAATGTATGCATCCCTTCAATTATTTATCATAAACACACTGGCCTTGCACAGATTATAAAGTACCAACAAAAACCTGATAATATGATAAAACTATGAATAATCTACAAGGATGGGAAAAATCCCGTATTAAGGTTTTTAATAGGATTTAGATTCAGaccttgtttactgtaaacaaGAGATGGCATTACATGTACCAACTAGTAATACAACCACTTCAGCATTCCCCATTATTGAGAGTGTTTTAGAGAGCACTTAAATATAGCCAGTGACATTTCAGCAGCGTGAGCATACAAAAGGTGATATATGCAGTAAGTGCCTTGTTTGAAAACCAGATGAGCCTGGACTCCTCGTAGTAACGAAACATCCCATATTTGGGATCCAGCAGCTCTTTCATGATCAGGAGGAAGAATTCCTTTCTCACGCCTCCTGCATCGACTGCCTCCTCTCCCACGAAGATCACCTGCCATGAATGATGCAAACATTAGAACAACGCCATGGCCTTCTGTCTCATAATCTAAAAAGGGACCACAGATTTGTGACTATACTGTATGCATTTTAGTAGAACAACTGAAGCTACATAATAATTGATGAACCGACCCATCTATCCACGACAGACAGTGCATTAGTTAAGACACAtgactgacatattatcacctcataaagttgatatggcgaacttgttagcaaacaagtcgtgtttgtgtccacctggtGAATGTGAGTCAGTAATTACTctctttttagctctgttttggtttccaaCAACTCTTGAGGGTAATGTGTGTCTCTCCGGGCAGATAGTTAAGCCATTTAGCTGgtaacagctgcctgctgcagcgaGACTGAACTATAACAGACCGAAAGGGGTAAACAAGTCTTGGGCCGTAAACTAAAACaagctgaaagacactaaaacgctatgtagagctgaggggaacagCAGGGTCACAGAGTAATTTTCTGTGGGTTCCTCACTTTGAGCAACACCTTTTACATACACGTCAGTCATTGGTTTGATCCATTGTTAGtataaacataataattatGGCAGGTTTTACCTTGAGTGGTTTCTTGTAGTCAACATTTTTGGACTTCCTGAGGACTTCCATGGTGTCTCCAACAATATTTTCCCTCCTAACGATGAGAATGAGGCACGGGTTGACCGATTCCACTGCCGGCAGGAACATGGAGCTGAAGTTTTGCATCTGTGCTTGATCCACTGCCATCTGTCAACATAACAAGGGAAGGCTGAATGATGACACATCTATACGTTTCAAAAGATACAAGAGCGCAGTTGGTATAGTCCCAAAATCATCTGACAGTGCTAGAATAAGATGCTTCCAATTGAATGGAGGCGACATTGATGATTTCCTACATTACCTGCATCTGTATGACAGCATCCGTTTGAAGCAGCGTTGTCTTGGCTTGGGCGTCAAATACAAAGGGATACCTGCACAGAGTCACCACACCATCCTGACCCTGTCGACACAGAGGTATAAACAAAAGGTTCATATCCATGcctaaacaaagacaaatgtaaTAACGTGGAACTATACAACAGTAGACTCACCATTGGGTACATCTGCCTCTGAATCCATGTGACGTAGTCATTTCTGATGTCTATCAGGTCATCCAACTCGTGGATGTAGAATTTGTCGTACTGAATTATGTGTCCTGCTCTCTCATTCACCTGCAGTGACAGGAACGCTGATGTTAACTACAGTTTTTTAAGGTACAGTATGATGTGCTGTGTGAATCTGACGTGTGACAGTGGTTGTAACACATTTTCATTCCTTACCGTGTGCAGGATTTCCAGGAGCCGGAGGGACGTGTCCAGGAAACAGGTGAAAATTCTCTGCTCTACTGAAGGAATGCCAACCTTGTGCATCTGAAGCAGGTACACCACCACTTCCTTGTACAACTCAACCAGCCGCTGGAAGACTGGGGGCTCAAATGTAGACCACCAGTTTCCTAATACAAATACAAGAccaaacattttgtgaaaaaaggtaaaaaaaacaaatatcgtCAAGAGAAATTGTTGCGTCGTGTGGAATaaagcataaaaaaataatatgtttTCTACCTAGCACCTTCA is part of the Micropterus dolomieu isolate WLL.071019.BEF.003 ecotype Adirondacks linkage group LG15, ASM2129224v1, whole genome shotgun sequence genome and harbors:
- the LOC123983801 gene encoding cytochrome c oxidase subunit 5B, mitochondrial, translating into MAGRLLLRAYTTTLQLRSNVVSRPLHRAMATVKGIPTDEEQATGLERRALQALKHGKDPYSILKPKEYAGTKEDPHIVPCIGTKRLVGCLCEEDNTAIVWFWLHEGGAQRCPSCGSHYQLVHHELPH